The genomic window TAAGCGCCCTTAAATCGACACACTTGACCTAGCCGTGTTCTTTCACTTTTTTTCGGCGGGCGCCAAGTTCACGTTCCAGGGCAGCAGCGTTTCCAGTGCCTCTAACGTATCAGCGGTGGCGATGTGCTCCAGCACATAATGGATATAGGCAGCAGGCTCCAAGCCATTGGCTTTTGCCGTTTCGATGAGTGAATAACAGGTGGCACTGGCGTGAGCGCCGCGGGAGGTATCCGCGAACAGCCAGGCTCTTCGACCAACGGCAAACGGGCGAATGGCGTTTTCTGCCAGAACATTACTGATATGCAGGTCGCCGCGCGCACAATAGCCGATGAGGAAGTCCCATTGGTTCAGCGTATATTCCATCGCCTGACGCGTCAGGCTGCCTTTCATGACGCGGGTAACATTAGCCTCTAGCCAAGCCTTGAAGGCCTCAAGACGCGGAAGGCTCAGCTCCTGGCGGACACGGTAGCGTTCCACTTCGCTGAGATCCTTGATCTGCCGTTCGATGGCGTAGAGTTTGTTGATATGGCTAAGCCCTACCTCGGCCTTGGCCGGCGTGGCGCCCTTGCCTTTCGCGTTGACCTTGGCTGCCTTAGACGCTTCCACGAACTTGCGTCGCGCATGGTCCCAACAGCCAATGCGGGTAATGCCGTTGGCACGGCATACCTGGCCGTAACCGGCGTAGCCATCGGCCTGCAGGATCCCTGAGAAGTCGTCGAGTAGGCGCACCGGCACGCTGCCGCCGCGGGACGGGTCGTAGGCAAAGAGCACCGACGGTTGATCCGGTGGGCCACCTCGGGTGACCCACATCCATTTATCTGACTGAGCGGTCTTGCCGTCTTCCTTGAGCACTTGCAGCCGCGTTTCATCGGCTTGCAGATACGCGCTGCTGTTTTGCACTTCGCGCATCAGCGTGATCAAGGGCGTGAAGACGTCATTCAGGCGGATGATCCAGTTGGCCATCTGCGTGCGGCTAACAGCGTGGCCTAACCGCTTGAACATGCCTTCCAAGCGGTACAGCGGCAAACCGTCTGCGTACTTGGAGGTGATCACGTACGCTAGCAGTGACGTCGACGCCGTGCACTTGCCTAGCGGATGAACCGGACGCTCCGCAGTAAGGAGATGGTCGTTGCCCTCAAGCGGGAACACCGCTTTTTCCTGCCAGTATTCGAGGACTTTCAGCTGCGCGGGGATGAACTGAAGCTCTTCTTTTACCTTGGCGAAGAAGGTCTTGGTCGCCCCGACTTTTTCTTCTTCGCTGAGCGTAAGCTCAATACGCTCACGGACCAGAGTGTCGGAGAAGCCACGTTGGCGACGTTGACGTGAGGGACGCGGCGCGTCTTGCTCTTCGACATCGTCGGGTAACTGATCGCGTAGCGCCTCGATGTCAGCTTCCAACTCCGTCTCATCGAACAGATGAGCCTGGTTCGCAGACTTTTCACTGCGCGCGGCGAACTGCTGAATGCGCTGCAAGCGCAGCTTCTCTTCGAGCAATTGAATATAGAGATTACGTTGCTGTAACGCCGTCTGTTGAGCCGTCACCTGTTGCTGAAGCCCCGCCACAAGAGCCACTACCTCAGCGGCGGAGAGGCCACTGAGATCAGGCAGTTGGGAGGAGACTTCGGGGTGCTTTTTCATGGGCCAATGATACCAGATTCGGTGTGTTAAAGCACTGAAAATAAGAGCTTTATGGCCTATCCGACGCTGTCGTAATGCAGTGTTTTATGGCCGCGCATCAGGGTGATATCGTAGCCATCCAACAGCCAGTTGATCTGCTCGCCAGTCAACGCCATAACGTCATCCGAGGGGCCGGGCCACTTGAAGCGCTCCTCGGCCAGCGCCTTGTAGTAGAGCACGAAGCCATTGTCTTCCCACATCAGGCACTTGATTTTATTTCGCTGCCGGTTAGTAAAGGCATACAGCGCCCCGCTAAAGGGGTTGTGTCCCAGTTCTTGCTCCACCAGTAACGCCAGGCCGTTGGCTTGCTTGCGAAAATCGACCGGTGCGCGGTACAGGTAGATCTCGGGCATTTCCCACGCGGGGCGTAAATAGCGCGGCCGCTTCACAGTTGCCTCAGGATATCGCCCAGTAACGCCACGTTGCCCGCGTGCAAGCCCGTGACCGTGATACCGCCGGGCAGTGATACCGTAAGCCCCGTGGAGTCTATTTCTTTTGCGGTGCCGGTATTGGAATATGCGACGGTGGCAAAACCGGCGACTGGCTCTTTTGTTGACGATGCGCTGGCCAAGAGCTTTTGACGCCAGTAAGAAAGCTGATGGTACTTTAGCGCTTGTTGCTTGCAAAACGCCATGCCGGACAAGCCAGAGGTTTGCCATTCGGTGACTTGTTGCTGCCAATATTGCTCACGTTCTTGATGCGTCATGACACCCCCTCACAAAGATCTGATGGCATCAGTGTGAGGGGATAAAAGCGAGAGCGGTAGATGCCGGTTTAAGGGCGCTTACGCCATTCCAGCCCAAGGCGCCATACCGATAAAACATTGCGATGATTGATACTGTTGCTCTGGTAGTGTTTCTGCTGCCCTCTGGTTTTCACGCCCAGGCCAGCGACCATCATCGCCATATTGGCCAACATCGCGATCAGCAGCAGGATCTCGATACGCCTGCCCTGACGCGATTGATGCATACCAAAGCCCAGCCCAAAAAGGGGGCTTTTGACGTCGCGAAAACCTTCTTCGATCTGCATTCGTTGCCGGTAGATGGCGACCACTTTTTTCGCCTGTGTCGAGCGCTTCGGCAGATTAGTGACCAATACCCAGGGTTCTTCCTGACGGCGGGCGATGGCTCTGCTCGCACTGTCCTGAGAGGCCTGTCCACGCTTGTTACGATCTTTACGCCCCTTGGGCGATTGGTGATAGAGCACCATCTGAGTCGTCAGTGGGTTGCTGCGCGCTATCTGAACTTCTCCAAGGGCACTGGGTACCGAGGTGGCTTGCTGAAACAATGAACTGACCGCCTGCCACGCTGCACCGGATGCCTGATAATGGGTGGGGCTACGTACACGCCCGACGTAATACCAGCCACGCTTCTCTACAGCGCGAAACCACGGGTTACGAAAACCGGCATCGGTCACCAGCACAGGCGTTGCCCCTTCAGGCAACAGGCGGGCAATGGCTTCTAATAGATACGCTTCGCAATACGCACATCCATTTTTGTGATGAACCTTTTCAAAGATCGGCAATGAGCGCCCGGCAAAGGGGATAGCAGCACGCAGCAAAAATTGCTGCCCATAATGATCGATAGGCGACCAATCGACCAGAATCAGGGGACGTGTCATATGACCGATCAACACATTAGCCACCAGCCAATAAAACAAGGGGCGCTCCTCGTGCAAATGGTGGTTGCCCAATAGCCGGTCGACGCGCTTAATGGTATGCCGAGGCGCTACCGGCCCTGGCAAAGCACGCCCGAGCGCTGTTAACCCCAATCGACGATCCGTCAGCAAGGCACCCACCGTATCCAGAAGTGCTTGAAGACGTTTGGCATGTATTGAGGGGAGTGCTGATGTGAGCCAATTGTGTAAGAATCGTGGGGCCTGCATGGGTCTCCTTAGGCATATTGTTTGTTTGGCGATTAACAACATGCCGACTCATGCAGGCTCCTTCAACATTACCTGCTGATTTTATTGAAATATTTGTGGGGATCCCTCAGTTTTAAAGGTGAAGTTAGCCTTAGTGTCTGATGTGGTAGTTGGCTCGCGGAAATGACGAGGCTCTTATCTGTCATTCCCGAGGGGGTAATCGGGAATCCACCTTGACCTTTCTCGCCGGAGCTTGAAACCCAAGGTCAAAATGGATTCCCGCTAAAAGCATGCGGGAATGACGGGGTGGTGGGCATGCGGGAATATCAGAGATGAGTTAAAAGTTCCTCTAGGTAACCGCTTGGAGTCCTTATCTGGCGACAGAAAGGGTCAGCACAGCATTCGAGTGAACGAGCAATACAGGATTTGCTTCAAATGGACTGACGCTGAGCCCGACGAAGTAGAGTTAACTGATTACCATTAGAGGTGAAGTATGGTCCGCATTCCTACACATAGGCAGCCGAGTCATCCTGGCGAAATGCTGGTAGAGGAGTTCCTGCGTCCAATGCACATTACGCAGCGCCAGCTAGCAGATGCTATTCATGTTCCTTATCAAAGAGTTAATGAATTAGTTAATCAGAAGCGTGGTATTACGCCTAGCACTGCGCTGCGTTTGGCTCGGTTCTTTGGTATCTCAGCCGATTTCTGGTTGAACCTGCAGGTCAGGTGGGATCTCTATAAGACGCAACAAGCCGAAGAGGATGAATTGGCGGAAATTCAAGATGTCACGCACTGGCAAAAGGTTGTTTAATCCTACAATTTACGCAGCAAATCGATTCGTCCTTGTACACTGCCATTCTTTATGATGCCCAGCAGCGTCGTTCCCAGAAACCCTCAGAGCTATCATTCCCGCTAAAAGCCTGTGGAAATGACGGGGTAGTATATGTCATGAAAATGCAATGCCGCTGTGCTTAGTATGTTGTGTTGCTTTTCTGGTTAACTAACAGGGGCTTTTTAATGAAAACCATCATGCTTGCACTGACCGCAGGTGTTGTTAGCACTGTGGTGATGACGTCTACTGCCAGCGCCGAAACGCTGCGTCTTTTGACTTGGGGCGGCTACGCGCCTGAAGATGTCATCGAGAAATTTGAGGCCGAGACGGGCCACACCGTCGAAGTGACCATGTCCAATAATGAGGAAATGATCGCTAAACTGCGCGCCACCGGTGGCAGTGGTTTTGACCTTGCCCAGCCTAGCCAGGACCGTATCGCGGGCCCGCAAGCTGAATTCGGCATCTACAAACCGATGGATATGAGCCGGATCAATGAAGACCTGTTCATTCCCTCTATGCTTGAAGCGACGAAAGCCAACACTACCGTCGATGGCGAAGTCTATGGTGTTTCGCACGTCTGGGGCACCAGCGGCCTGATTGTCAATGGCGCAGAAGCTGAAGGTGTGACGGATTACACCGACCTTTGCGATCCCGCACTCGAAGGCAAAGTCTCTTACCGCCTCAAGCGTCCGACACTGATTGGTTTTGCTTACTCAATGGGGCTCGACCCCTTTGCCGCCTATGGTGACGAGGCGGCTTATACCGAGATCATGAACCAAGTCGAGGCCAAGCTTGTTGAGTGTAAGCCGGTTGTTAAAACCTACTGGGACGGTGGTGACGAGCTGATCAATCTGGTGCGCTCCGGCGAAGTAGTCGCTGCAATGGCATGGGACACTGGCGGCTGGAAACTGAACGCAGACAATGCTGACATCAATTTCGTCGCCCCTGCTTCAGGCGCTCTGGGCTGGATCGACACCTTTGTTCTGCCTGCTAAAGGTAGGGCTGATAATGCGGCCTATGACTGGATCAACTTTGTCATGCAGCCCGAGGTGTCGGCGATGATCACCGCATCCGCCGGTAACTTTACGGCATCGGCTGGCGCGGATGAATTCGCATCCGATAAGATTAAAGCCCAATATCAGGCCAGCTTCCCACCCGAAGCCGTTAATAACATTAAATGGTATCCCCCGGTGCCTGCTGGTCTCGAAGCGATTGAAGGTGGCGTGCTGGACCGAGTGAAAGCCGCTCAGTAATCTCCTTAATCGTGGGCGGCCCATTTACGTGGGCCGCCCGTTTTTTTGAATGTCTGGAAATGTCTTTTTATGACTGTTGCCCGCGATGATGCCCGCACCCAGGTTTACGATCTTGAATGCACCAATCTGACACGCCGTTTTGGCGATACGCTGGCAGTCGATGATGTGTCGTTTTCGGTACCCGCTGGTTCGTTTTTCTCGATCCTGGGTCCCTCAGGCTGTGGCAAGACAACGATCATGCGCATGATTGCGGGTTTTCTTGAACCGTCAACCGGCGACATTGCGATCAAGGGGCGTTCGGTTCTCAATGCCCCACCCAACAAGCGCCCAGTCAATATGGTGTTCCAGCATCTCGCTCTCTTTCCGATGATGAATATCGAGGACAACATTGGCTATGGTTTGCGCCGGGCCGGAAATTCAAATGCCGAGATCGCCCAAAAGGTCGATGAAGTGCTCGATCGCATCGGCTTGCGCGGTATCGGCAAGCGAAGAACGGATGAGTTATCAGGTGGACAGAAACAACGTGTTGCTATTGCTCGCTGCATGGTGCTTGAACCTGATGTGCTGCTGCTCGACGAGCCGCTGGGGGCGCTGGATCTTAAGCTGCGTGAGCGTATGAAGGTCGAGTTGAAGTCCCTGCAAGCTGCCTTTGATACCACTTTTGTTTACATTACCCACGACCAATCCGAGGCGCTGGTAATGTCCGACAGCATCGCAGTGATGAACGAAGGCAAGTTCGAACAGATCGGCAGCGGTCAGGATCTCTACTACCGCCCACAGACGTCTTTCGTTGCCAGCTTCGTAGGTGACAGTAATGCCTGGTGCGGTAAGGTTCTGCGCGTCGAGGGAAACACCGTCGAGCTGCGTACCGATACCGGCTTGATCATGCGCGCGGCCACTAAGAGCGCGACCACTAAAGGGGCAGATGTAAAAATTTTCGTACGCCCCGAGGCGATTCGCATCGGCCGCTGTTCCGATGATCTGGCCCAATTCGATAATCGGATTTCAGGCAGGGTCGGCAGCCTGCTGTTCAACGGTGCTGCCAGCCGCATCATCGTGACATGCGACAAGAGCGGCGGCGAGGTCGAAGTCACCCTGCCTCAATCGGGTGAATTCACCGATCTGCAACGTGGCGACTTCATTCATATCGGCTGGGCTGCTGATCAGGCCAATTGCTTTGATGCAAGGGAGGGCTGAGCGATGGCTAATAGCGCTCGCCTTGGTTTTATCCTACTGTTGATGCCACTCCTGCTCTGGCTGATTCTGCTGATCCTGATTCCCCATATCGACATGCTGATGCTCAGTTTGCGCGAGCGTGTAGGCGTTGGCGAATACGCGGTCAGCCTTGCCAACTACACAACAATCTTGACTGAACCGCTTTATATGCGCACCTTTATGCGCACAGCTGTGATGGCGATCATGGCGACACTCATCACTCTCTTGATTGCTTTTCCGGTTTCCTACTACATTGCCAAGATGGTGCGGGGTCGCGCACGCTCGATTCTCTTTTTGCTGTGCCTCATTCCCTTCTGGGTCTCCGAGCTAGTGCGCACCTTCGGGTGGATGATTCTGTTGCGTGAGACGGGTGTAATCTCGCAATTCTTGCAATGGTCAGGCGCCGTGTCGGGGCCGGTCGAAATGCTGTATAACGATGCGGCTATCATGACGGGCCTAGTCTATACTTCGATGCTGTTCATGGTTGTTCCGCTGGTGACAACGCTTGATAGCCTTGACGATGCGGTGATCGAAGCGGGCTATGATCTGGGTGGTTCGGGCTGGTCTGTTATGCGTGAGATCGTGATCCCCCATCCGGTGCCCGGCATCGTATCGGGCTGCATTGTTGTCTTTATGCTAAGTCTTGGTAATTATCTGACCCCTACTATGCTAGGCGGCAAGGACAGCCTTTGGTTTACTGAGATGATCTATTCGCAGTTTATCGTGCGCTTCAATTGGGAGCTGGGGGCCACTTTCGGCTTCATGCTGTTGGCAGCGTCGTCTTTCATTGTTTGGGCGATGTTGCGCCTAACGGGCCAGACGTTAGAAAGGACGATGGGCTGATGATACCAACGATTCCCACATCTCGTGCGCTCAACGTCATCTGGGCGAGCTACGTTGTCCTCTTTTTCATCTACCTGGCACTGCCTTTGCTGGTCGTTGCCACTTTTGCGTTCAATGACAGTCAGTTCCCGTCTTTGCCTTGGGAGGGGTTCACGCTCAACTGGTTCTTTGGCGATAGTGATCCTAAAATCGGTGTGTTTCACGAACACAGCATCCTTGGTGCCATCGGGACTTCGACCCTTGTCGGTGTTTCCGTGGCTACCCTCTCGGTTGCTGTTGGCACGTCTAATGCATTTCTCTTTAATCGTTACAAGTTTCGCGGGCGCGGGGTGCTGTATGTGTTAATGCTGTTGCCGCTAGTGGTGCCCGGTATCGTGCTTGGTATTTCCATTCTGGTGTTTTCCTCGACCTTAGCCAACGGGCTGTGGGAAGTGGCGAATATCGACGCGCAACTCCTGCGGCCAGGCCTTGCGCTGGTTATTCTGGGGCAGTTTTCTTTCATCACCACTATCGCCACACTGGTCATCTCGGCACGATTGCAGAAGTTTGATATCACACTCGAAGAAGCAGCGTTGAACCTTGGAGCAAACCGCCTGACGGCCGTGCGTACCATTACTATTCCTTTTTTGATGCCCGCCATTGCCGGTGCGGCGGTTGTTGCCTTTCTCATGAGCTTCGAGAATTTTAACACCACGCTAATGCTGGTTGGGTCGGACGCACCATTGACCATTGCTATGTTTGACCGTCTGAAAGAAGGCTCGACTCCTCTGCTTAACGCCGTCTCGTTGATGCTGATGATCGGTTCGTCCCTTCTTGCACTGATCCTGATCGCCTTCCAAAAGCGTGGTTAAAGTATTGGCCAGAGGGCATCTTAGAATAACGAGCCCTCCCGTCGTTTGACTGTCTCAGAAAACGCTCGGATATTTCGTCCTCTCGCCACACGGCCCAAGACGTACCGGGGTAAAAACTGGATAATGGCGCCATTCGTCTAAAGGCGACTCTCATTCATTTATCCGGGTATCAGCATGGAAATTAAAGTCAACTATCTCGATAACCTGCGTCTGGAAGCGAAGTTTGACGACTTCAGCGTTATTTCCGACCAGCCGATTCGCTATAAGGGCGATGGCTCGGCGCCGGGGCCGTTCGATTATTTTCTGGCGTCGTCCGCCATGTGCGCGGCGTATTTCGTCAAGGTGTACTGCAACGCCCGGGATATTCCCACCGAGAATATCCGCCTGTCCCAGAACAACATTGTCGACCCGGAAAACCGCTACAAGCAGATCTTCAAGATCCAGATCGAGCTGCCGGAGGATATTTCCGAGAAAGACCGCCAGGGCATGCTGCGCTCGATTGACCGCTGCACGGTGAAGAAGGTAGTGCAGACCGGGCCGGAGTTTGTCATCGAGACGGTCGACAATATCGACGAGGACGCCCAGGCGCTGCTGATGGGCGCGCCAGAGGGTGGCGAGACCTATATCGAAGGCAAGGACAAACCGCTGGAAGAGACCATCACCACCATGAGCGGCCTGCTGGCGGATCTGGGCATGAAGATCGAGATTGCTTCCTGGCGCAATATCGTGCCCAACGTCTGGTCGTTGCATATCCGCGATGCTGCCGCGCCGATGTGCTTTACCAACGGCAAGGGCGCGACCAAGGAAGCCGCCTTGTGTTCAGCCTTGGGCGAGTTTATCGAGCGCCTGAGCTGTAACTTCTTCTACAACGATCAGTATTTTGGGCCGGAAATCGCGGGCAGTCAGTTTGTCCACTACCCCAACGAGCGCTGGTTCCAGCCAGGGCCGAATGACGAACTGCCGGAAGGGCTGCTGGATGAGCACTGCCTGGCGATCTACAACCCGGAAGGCGAGCTGCGCGGCTCGCACCTGATCGATACCAATTCCGGCCGCGCCGACCGCGGCATTGTTGCACTGCCGTTTACCCGCCAATCCGACGACGAGACGGTGTATTTCCCCTCCAACCTGATTGAGAACCTGTTTCTCAGCAACGGCATGAGCGCGGGCAATACCCTAGCAGAAGCCGAAGTGCAGTGTCTGTCAGAGATTTTCGAGCGGGCGGTCAAACGGGAAATTCTGGAGCAGGAACTGACCCTGCCCGATGTGCCGGCTGAGGTGCTGGCCCGCTTCCCTGGCATCGTGGCAGGTATCGAGGCGCTTGAGGCTCAGGGCTTCCCGGTGCTGGTCAAGGATGCCTCCCTGGGCGGGCAGTTCCCGGTGATGTGCGTGACCCTAATGAACCCGCGTACCGGCGGGGTGTTTGCCTCTTTTGGCGCGCATCCAAGCTTTGAAGTGGCGCTGGAACGCAGCCTGACCGAGCTGTTGCAGGGGCGCAGTTTTGAAGGCCTGAACGATTTGCCGCTGCCGACCTTCAACTCCCAGACCGTCAGCGAGCCGAACAACTTTGTTGAGCACTTTATTGATTCCGTGGGCGTGGTGTCCTGGCGCTTCTTCAGCGCCCGGGCGGATTTCGATTTCTGCGACTGGGACTTCTCCGGCTCCACTCAGGAAGAAGCGGACACCCTGTTCGGCATTTTTGAAGACCTTGAAGCCGAAGTCTATGTGGCCGTGCACGAAGACCTGGGGGCGCCAGTCTGCCGTATTCTGGTGCCGGGGTATTCAGAGGTCTACCCGCTGGAAGACCTGATCATGGATAACACCAATAAGGCGCTGGCGTTTCGTGAGGATATCCTCAATCTGCATCGTCTGGATGATGAGCAGCTGGCAGCACTGCTGGAACGCCTGGAAGACAGCGAGGTGGATGAACATAGCGATATCATCACCCTGATTGGCATCGAGTTTGACGAAAATACCGTCTGGGGTCAGCTGACCCTGCTCGAGCTCAAGCTGCTGATCCATCTGGCACTTCAGGACCATGAAGCGGCGCTGGAGTATGTGCAGATGTTCCTGCAGTACAACGACAACACCGTTGAGCGCGGGCTTTTCTACCAGGCGGTAAATGCGGTGCTGGAAATTGTCCTTGATGATGAGCTGGCGTTGGATGATTACTTGCCTAATCTGACACGCATGTTTGGTGAAGCCACCATGTCAGCAGTGGTGGGATCGGTCGCGGGTGAGGTGCGCTTCTTTGGTCTGGAACCCACCAGCATGGCGCTGGAAGGGTTGGAGCGCCACCAGCGCCTGATCGAAAGCTATCAAAAACTCCATGTGGCACGGGCGGCCCAGGTAAGAGGTCAGATGAGAGCCTAGCGGTGATCAGAAGGGAAGAAGACTGGTGTGATAAAAGTGCCGCAGTACAAAGGTGTACTGCGGCAACGAGAAGCATGATGCTTCAACAAAAAAGAGCAGAGATCAGGCGTGGTTGCCCAGCGCCTTGAGCTGTTCGGGGCTCATGGCCAGGTCTTCGTTATGATTAACGCCAATGCCATGATCAATAATGCTCTGGGCAATCTGCTGGGCTTCGTCCAGTGAGTGCATTGTATAAGTGCCGCACTGATACTCGTTGAGCTCAGGGATGTCTTCCATACGTTTGACGTTAAGCACATCCTGCATGGCCGCAATCCAGGCGTCGGCAACGTCCTGCTCGCTCGGGGTGCCCAGCAGGCTCATGTAGAAGCCGGTACGGCAGCCCATGGGTGAGATATCAATGATCTCGATGTTGTCACCGTTAAGGTGCTCACGCATGAAACCGGCAAATAGATGCTCCAGAGTATGAATACCCTTTTCGCCCATGATGTCCTTGTTCGGCTTGTTGAAGCGCAGATCAAAGACGGTAATGGTGTCACCGGAGGGCGATTGCATGGTCTTGGCAACGCGGACGGCCGGGGCTTCCATAATGGTGTGGTCTACGGTAAAGCTGTCGAGAAGAGGCATAGTAACTCCTGCTGTTATCAGGGAGTGAGTGCGGCTGAATGTGCCGCACCTTGTGATCACTTTCGAGTTTAACAGACCGCCTCGTGATTGGCACAACGCCCTTGCAAAGATAGGGATCGCCAAAAACACTTAATTTCCCGCAGATCTTATTCCTAGGCGAGGAATGGGTCGGCCAGTTCGCGCCGGTTCAGGGTAACGCCCTGCTCGATTCCGGCGTTGCCACGCACCAGAGCGGCGTCGATATTGACCTCACTCATATCATTGACGATCACCGCTACCCGTAGGCCTTCGCGGTTGGCGAGAATATGGTTGAGCACCGTGGTTTTACCGGCTCCCAGAAAGCCGGAAAGGACAGTCACGGGAAGTGGATTAATGATATCGGTCATGGTATTGGAACCTTATAATAATCAGCGTGATATGAAGTTCGTAAGATGAAATAGGCCATCCGCCGCCAGACCACAAAACATCCCAGCGGCGCGGCGGCTAACCCAACGCCAAGCCCTGCCAGGGCCGCACACCACATAAAATCATCCAGCATGGCGCAGTGTCTCCTCATCGTGATGGCCTGCGTGTTGATGACGATAGAAGGCCAGAGTGCTGGCCGTCTGGTCGCCGAAAAGCGCCTGGTATTGAGGTGACGAGGCCACTCTTTCCGGCTGACCTTCACAGCAGATATGCCCGTTCAGGCAGATCACGTGGTCCGCCGTGCGCATGACCACATGCAGATCATGGCTGACCATCAAGACCGCGCATTGGGAGCGCTGGAATACGCTGATAGAACTCGGCAACGCCTCTGTGATCCAGCCCCTGAGTGGCTTCATCCAGCAATAAAAGCGATGGGCGTGACAGCAGGGCGCGCGCCAGTAACACCCGTTGCAGCTGGCCGCCGGAAAGATGATTCATGGCCGCATTCAGCAGATGTTCGGCCTCAAACAGCCAAACGAAACAGTCTGAAAGGAATGCCGAGACCTATCAGAGCAATGCCACTCAGGCAAAAGCCGACCTGCTAGGCTTGCAGATGGCGCTGGAAGAGCAGTTTGCTGAACAACCCACGCCGCGCTTTGTGGTCTTCCATGATGCCTACCAGTATTTTGAGCAGCGTTTTGATGTGCCCTCGGAAGGTGCGATTTCACTGGGCGATGCCTCCGACCCTAGCCCGGCACGGATTGAAGCGCTCCAGCAACATGTGCGCGAAAATGCTATTCAGTGCGTGTTCAGTGAGCCGCAGTTCAACTCAGCGATGGTGGAAAATGTCTTCGCTGATACCCCCGCCGTGATGGGCGTGATCGACCCTCTGGGCGTTGAGCTGCCGCTTGGGCCAACATTGTATAACCAGTTGCTGCGCCAACTGGCTGATGCGCTAGAACAATGCAGCGTGCAGCAGGAAGAGACATCGTGACTGTTGCGGTGAGGCACTAGAAACGTCAAAGGGCGGCACCGTTAAGTGCCGCCCTTTGACGTTTTTACTTATTTTGGCATCAAGGCGCAGGCCTGATCAGTAATTGTGCCTCGCGTGGCCGCCAAAGTTAGCGTTGATCTGACCTTCCAGAGAGAAGACTTTCATGTTTT from Halomonas sp. CH40 includes these protein-coding regions:
- the tnpB gene encoding IS66 family insertion sequence element accessory protein TnpB (TnpB, as the term is used for proteins encoded by IS66 family insertion elements, is considered an accessory protein, since TnpC, encoded by a neighboring gene, is a DDE family transposase.), with product MPEIYLYRAPVDFRKQANGLALLVEQELGHNPFSGALYAFTNRQRNKIKCLMWEDNGFVLYYKALAEERFKWPGPSDDVMALTGEQINWLLDGYDITLMRGHKTLHYDSVG
- a CDS encoding ABC transporter ATP-binding protein — translated: MTVARDDARTQVYDLECTNLTRRFGDTLAVDDVSFSVPAGSFFSILGPSGCGKTTIMRMIAGFLEPSTGDIAIKGRSVLNAPPNKRPVNMVFQHLALFPMMNIEDNIGYGLRRAGNSNAEIAQKVDEVLDRIGLRGIGKRRTDELSGGQKQRVAIARCMVLEPDVLLLDEPLGALDLKLRERMKVELKSLQAAFDTTFVYITHDQSEALVMSDSIAVMNEGKFEQIGSGQDLYYRPQTSFVASFVGDSNAWCGKVLRVEGNTVELRTDTGLIMRAATKSATTKGADVKIFVRPEAIRIGRCSDDLAQFDNRISGRVGSLLFNGAASRIIVTCDKSGGEVEVTLPQSGEFTDLQRGDFIHIGWAADQANCFDAREG
- a CDS encoding IS4 family transposase; the protein is MQAPRFLHNWLTSALPSIHAKRLQALLDTVGALLTDRRLGLTALGRALPGPVAPRHTIKRVDRLLGNHHLHEERPLFYWLVANVLIGHMTRPLILVDWSPIDHYGQQFLLRAAIPFAGRSLPIFEKVHHKNGCAYCEAYLLEAIARLLPEGATPVLVTDAGFRNPWFRAVEKRGWYYVGRVRSPTHYQASGAAWQAVSSLFQQATSVPSALGEVQIARSNPLTTQMVLYHQSPKGRKDRNKRGQASQDSASRAIARRQEEPWVLVTNLPKRSTQAKKVVAIYRQRMQIEEGFRDVKSPLFGLGFGMHQSRQGRRIEILLLIAMLANMAMMVAGLGVKTRGQQKHYQSNSINHRNVLSVWRLGLEWRKRP
- a CDS encoding IS66 family transposase, giving the protein MKKHPEVSSQLPDLSGLSAAEVVALVAGLQQQVTAQQTALQQRNLYIQLLEEKLRLQRIQQFAARSEKSANQAHLFDETELEADIEALRDQLPDDVEEQDAPRPSRQRRQRGFSDTLVRERIELTLSEEEKVGATKTFFAKVKEELQFIPAQLKVLEYWQEKAVFPLEGNDHLLTAERPVHPLGKCTASTSLLAYVITSKYADGLPLYRLEGMFKRLGHAVSRTQMANWIIRLNDVFTPLITLMREVQNSSAYLQADETRLQVLKEDGKTAQSDKWMWVTRGGPPDQPSVLFAYDPSRGGSVPVRLLDDFSGILQADGYAGYGQVCRANGITRIGCWDHARRKFVEASKAAKVNAKGKGATPAKAEVGLSHINKLYAIERQIKDLSEVERYRVRQELSLPRLEAFKAWLEANVTRVMKGSLTRQAMEYTLNQWDFLIGYCARGDLHISNVLAENAIRPFAVGRRAWLFADTSRGAHASATCYSLIETAKANGLEPAAYIHYVLEHIATADTLEALETLLPWNVNLAPAEKK
- a CDS encoding HigA family addiction module antitoxin, which produces MVRIPTHRQPSHPGEMLVEEFLRPMHITQRQLADAIHVPYQRVNELVNQKRGITPSTALRLARFFGISADFWLNLQVRWDLYKTQQAEEDELAEIQDVTHWQKVV
- a CDS encoding ABC transporter permease, which codes for MANSARLGFILLLMPLLLWLILLILIPHIDMLMLSLRERVGVGEYAVSLANYTTILTEPLYMRTFMRTAVMAIMATLITLLIAFPVSYYIAKMVRGRARSILFLLCLIPFWVSELVRTFGWMILLRETGVISQFLQWSGAVSGPVEMLYNDAAIMTGLVYTSMLFMVVPLVTTLDSLDDAVIEAGYDLGGSGWSVMREIVIPHPVPGIVSGCIVVFMLSLGNYLTPTMLGGKDSLWFTEMIYSQFIVRFNWELGATFGFMLLAASSFIVWAMLRLTGQTLERTMG
- a CDS encoding extracellular solute-binding protein — translated: MKTIMLALTAGVVSTVVMTSTASAETLRLLTWGGYAPEDVIEKFEAETGHTVEVTMSNNEEMIAKLRATGGSGFDLAQPSQDRIAGPQAEFGIYKPMDMSRINEDLFIPSMLEATKANTTVDGEVYGVSHVWGTSGLIVNGAEAEGVTDYTDLCDPALEGKVSYRLKRPTLIGFAYSMGLDPFAAYGDEAAYTEIMNQVEAKLVECKPVVKTYWDGGDELINLVRSGEVVAAMAWDTGGWKLNADNADINFVAPASGALGWIDTFVLPAKGRADNAAYDWINFVMQPEVSAMITASAGNFTASAGADEFASDKIKAQYQASFPPEAVNNIKWYPPVPAGLEAIEGGVLDRVKAAQ